The Corynebacterium camporealensis genome contains a region encoding:
- the rpoB gene encoding DNA-directed RNA polymerase subunit beta: MLEGPILAVSRQTKSVANIPGAPKRYSFAKISEPIALPGLLDLQLDSFSWLVGTPEWREKQQAERGEDARVTSGLEDILEELSPIQDYSGNMSLSLSEPRFEPTKNTVDECKEKDINYSAPLYVTAEFINNDTKEIKSQTVFIGDFPLMTDKGTFIVNGTERVVVSQLVRSPGVYFDQTIDKSTERPLHSVKVIPSRGAWLEFDVDKRDTVGVRIDRKRRQPVTVLLKALGWSEEKIRERFGFSELMMSTLESDGVSNTDEALLEIYRKQRPGEQPTRELAQSLLDNSFFRAKRYDLAKVGRYKVNRKLGLGGDHDGLMTLTEEDIAVTLEYLVRLHVGEREMQAPNGETISINTDDIDHFGNRRLRTVGELIQNQVRVGLSRMERVVRERMTTQDAESITPTSLINVRPVSAAIREFFGTSQLSQFMDHNNSLSGLTHKRRLSALGPGGLTRDRAGIEVRDVHASHYGRMCPIETPEGPNIGLIGSLASYARVNSFGFIETPYRKVVDGKVTDQVEYLTADEEDRFAIAQAEVEQDAEGNIIGDRIEVRLKDGDIGVTEASGVDYVDVSPRQMVSVATAMIPFLEHDDANRALMGANMQRQAVPLVRSEAPFVGTGMEQRAAYDAGDLVITPKAGVVENVTADLITIMDDEGQRDTYMLRKFERTNQGTNYNQTPLVSIGDRVEAGQVLADGPGTHNGEMSLGRNLLVAFMPWEGHNYEDAIILNQRIVEEDILTSVHIEEHEIDARDTKLGPEEITREIPNVSEDVLSDLDERGIVRIGADVRPGDILVGKVTPKGETELTPEERLLRAIFGEKAREVRDTSMKVPHGEVGKVIGVARFSREEDDDLAPGVNEMIRVYVAQKRKIQDGDKLAGRHGNKGVVGKILPPEDMPFMEDGTPVDIILNTHGVPRRMNIGQVLEVHLGWLAHAGWKVDVDDPANEELLKTLPEELYDVPADSLTATPVFDGASNEEVGRLLASSRPNRDGDVLVDGDGKAKLFDGRSGEPYMYPVSVGYMYMLKLHHLVDEKIHARSTGPYSMITQQPLGGKAQFGGQRFGEMEVWAMQAYGAAYTLQELLTIKSDDVVGRVKVYEAIVKGDNIPDPGIPESFKVLLKELQSLCLNVEVLSTDGTPMELSGSDEDDMDSPSLGINLSRDEGSSADIA; the protein is encoded by the coding sequence GTGCTGGAAGGACCCATCTTGGCAGTCTCCCGCCAGACCAAGTCAGTGGCCAATATCCCTGGAGCCCCGAAGCGATACTCGTTCGCGAAGATTAGCGAGCCTATCGCTCTACCGGGCCTCCTCGATCTACAACTTGACTCTTTTTCGTGGCTCGTCGGCACGCCGGAGTGGCGTGAAAAGCAGCAGGCCGAGCGCGGCGAAGACGCGCGCGTAACCAGCGGCCTCGAGGACATCCTCGAAGAGCTGTCGCCGATTCAGGACTACTCGGGCAACATGTCATTGTCCCTGTCCGAGCCGCGCTTTGAGCCGACCAAGAACACGGTCGACGAGTGCAAGGAAAAGGACATTAACTACTCCGCGCCGTTGTACGTGACGGCGGAGTTCATTAACAACGACACCAAGGAGATTAAGTCCCAGACCGTCTTCATTGGCGATTTCCCGCTGATGACGGACAAGGGCACGTTCATCGTGAACGGCACCGAGCGTGTCGTCGTGTCCCAGCTGGTGCGCTCCCCGGGTGTGTACTTCGACCAGACCATCGACAAGTCCACGGAGCGCCCGCTGCACTCCGTGAAGGTGATTCCGTCGCGTGGTGCATGGTTGGAGTTTGACGTCGATAAGCGCGACACCGTGGGTGTCCGTATCGACCGCAAGCGTCGTCAGCCAGTGACCGTGCTGCTGAAGGCACTGGGCTGGTCCGAGGAGAAGATCCGTGAGCGTTTCGGCTTCTCCGAGCTGATGATGTCCACCCTGGAGTCCGACGGTGTGTCGAACACCGACGAGGCACTGCTGGAGATTTACCGCAAGCAGCGCCCAGGCGAGCAGCCGACCCGCGAGCTCGCACAGTCCCTGCTGGACAACTCCTTCTTCCGCGCAAAGCGCTACGACCTGGCTAAGGTCGGCCGTTACAAGGTCAACCGCAAGCTGGGCCTGGGCGGCGATCACGATGGTCTGATGACCCTGACCGAGGAAGACATTGCCGTCACCCTCGAGTACCTGGTGCGTCTGCACGTCGGTGAGCGCGAGATGCAGGCTCCGAACGGTGAGACCATTTCCATCAACACCGACGACATCGACCACTTCGGTAACCGTCGTCTGCGCACCGTGGGCGAGCTGATCCAGAACCAGGTGCGCGTCGGCCTGTCCCGCATGGAGCGCGTGGTTCGTGAGCGCATGACCACTCAGGACGCTGAGTCGATTACCCCGACCTCCCTGATTAACGTGCGCCCGGTTTCTGCTGCCATCCGCGAGTTCTTCGGTACCTCGCAGCTGTCGCAGTTTATGGACCACAACAACTCCCTGTCGGGCCTGACCCACAAGCGCCGCCTGTCCGCGCTGGGCCCGGGTGGTCTGACCCGTGACCGCGCCGGCATTGAGGTCCGCGACGTTCACGCTTCCCACTACGGCCGTATGTGCCCGATTGAGACCCCTGAGGGTCCGAACATTGGCCTGATCGGCTCCCTGGCCTCCTACGCACGCGTGAACTCCTTCGGCTTCATCGAGACCCCGTACCGCAAGGTTGTCGACGGTAAGGTCACCGACCAGGTCGAGTACCTGACCGCTGATGAAGAGGATCGCTTCGCAATTGCGCAGGCTGAGGTCGAGCAGGACGCTGAGGGCAACATCATCGGCGACCGCATCGAGGTCCGTCTGAAGGACGGCGACATCGGCGTGACCGAGGCTTCCGGCGTGGACTACGTCGACGTCTCCCCGCGCCAGATGGTCTCTGTGGCAACCGCCATGATTCCGTTCCTGGAGCACGACGATGCTAACCGTGCACTGATGGGTGCCAACATGCAGCGTCAGGCTGTCCCGCTGGTTCGCTCCGAGGCTCCTTTCGTGGGCACCGGTATGGAGCAGCGCGCTGCTTACGACGCAGGCGACCTGGTCATCACCCCGAAGGCTGGTGTCGTGGAAAACGTCACCGCTGACCTCATCACCATCATGGACGACGAGGGCCAGCGCGATACCTACATGCTGCGCAAGTTCGAGCGCACCAACCAGGGCACCAACTACAACCAGACCCCACTGGTGTCCATTGGTGACCGTGTTGAAGCAGGCCAGGTGCTTGCCGATGGCCCGGGTACCCACAACGGCGAAATGTCGCTGGGCCGCAACCTGCTGGTTGCGTTCATGCCGTGGGAAGGCCACAACTACGAGGACGCCATCATCCTCAACCAGCGCATTGTGGAAGAGGACATTCTGACCTCTGTCCACATCGAGGAGCACGAGATTGATGCTCGTGACACCAAGCTGGGCCCGGAGGAGATCACCCGCGAGATCCCGAACGTCTCCGAAGATGTCCTGTCTGACCTGGATGAGCGCGGCATCGTGCGCATCGGTGCAGATGTTCGCCCGGGCGACATCCTGGTCGGTAAGGTCACCCCGAAGGGCGAGACCGAGCTGACTCCGGAAGAGCGCCTGCTGCGCGCCATCTTTGGTGAGAAGGCTCGCGAGGTCCGCGATACCTCCATGAAGGTTCCGCACGGTGAGGTCGGCAAGGTCATTGGCGTTGCCCGCTTCTCCCGCGAGGAAGACGACGATCTGGCACCTGGTGTCAACGAGATGATTCGTGTCTACGTTGCCCAGAAACGCAAGATCCAGGACGGCGACAAGCTGGCAGGTCGCCACGGCAACAAGGGTGTTGTCGGCAAGATCCTGCCGCCTGAGGACATGCCGTTCATGGAGGATGGCACCCCGGTCGACATCATCTTGAACACCCACGGTGTGCCGCGTCGTATGAACATCGGCCAGGTGCTCGAGGTTCACCTTGGCTGGCTGGCTCACGCTGGCTGGAAGGTCGACGTGGACGATCCGGCTAACGAAGAGCTGCTCAAGACCCTGCCGGAAGAGCTTTACGATGTCCCAGCGGACTCGCTGACCGCCACCCCGGTCTTCGACGGTGCCTCCAACGAAGAGGTCGGCCGCCTGCTGGCTTCCTCCCGCCCGAACCGCGACGGCGACGTGCTGGTCGACGGCGACGGCAAGGCAAAGCTTTTCGATGGTCGCTCCGGCGAGCCGTACATGTACCCAGTTTCGGTTGGCTACATGTACATGCTGAAGCTGCACCACCTGGTCGACGAGAAGATTCACGCCCGTTCCACCGGCCCTTACTCCATGATTACCCAGCAGCCGCTGGGTGGTAAGGCCCAGTTCGGTGGCCAGCGCTTCGGCGAGATGGAGGTGTGGGCAATGCAGGCTTACGGCGCTGCCTACACCCTGCAGGAGCTGCTGACCATCAAGTCCGATGACGTGGTTGGTCGTGTGAAGGTCTACGAGGCAATCGTCAAGGGCGACAACATCCCGGATCCGGGCATTCCGGAGTCCTTCAAGGTGTTGCTCAAGGAGCTGCAGTCGCTGTGCCTGAACGTGGAGGTTCTCTCCACCGACGGCACTCCGATGGAGCTGTCCGGTTCCGATGAGGACGACATGGACAGCCCGTCGCTGGGCATTAACCTGTCCCGCGACGAGGGTTCCTCGGCTGACATCGCCTAG
- a CDS encoding DNA-directed RNA polymerase subunit beta', producing MFDVNLFDELRIGLATADDIRRWSKGEVKKPETINYRTLKPEKDGLFCERIFGPTRDWECSCGKYKRVRYKGIICERCGVEVTKSKVRRERMGHIELAAPVTHIWYFKGVPSRLGYLLDLAPKDLERIIYFAANIITSVDEEARHQDQSTLEAEMLLEKKDVEDDTEAEIAERAAKLEEDLAELEAEGAKADARKKIKNAAEKEMQHIRERGEREVARLDEIWNTFIKLAPKQMIIDETIYDELVDRYEDYFTGGMGAEAIQTLIRNFDLEAEAESLREVINNGKGQKKMRALKRLKVVAAFLRSGNDPAGMVLDAIPVIPPELRPMVQLDGGRFATSDLNDLYRRVINRNNRLKRMIDLGAPEIIVNNEKRMLQESVDALFDNGRRGRPVTGPGNRPLKSLSDLLKGKQGRFRQNLLGKRVDYSGRSVIIVGPQLKLHECGLPKLMALELFKPFVMKRLVENDYAQNIKSAKRMVERQRSEVWDVLEEAIAEHPVMLNRAPTLHRLGIQAFEPKLVEGKAIQLHPLACEAFNADFDGDQMAVHLPLSAEAQAEARVLMLASNNILSPASGKPLAMPRLDMVTGLYYLTMDKSEDEIGGEGRYREADENGPAQGVYSSYAEAIMARDRGVLGLQAPIKVRISHLRPPAEIENELFPDGWNKGDAWLAETTLGRIMFNDLLPWNYPYLEGVMVRKGGVANSVLLGDVINDLAAKYPMITVAQVLDKMKDAGFYWATRSGVTITMSDVLVLPNKTEVLESYEKEAERIERKYWEQGALTERERYDRLVELWKDATDTVGNAVEDMYPDDNPIPMIVKSGAAGNMRQIWTLAGMKGMVVNSHGDYITRPIKTSFREGLSVLEYFNNSHGSRKGLADTALRTADSGYLTRRLVDVAQDVIVREEDCGTRQGVRVPIGEAPAVEGGKATLHELWETSASGRVIASDVKDDEGNVIAAAGEDLTEELTDKLLDAGVTDLKVRSVLTCQTPAGVCAKCYGKSMASGQLVDIGEAVGIVAAQSIGEPGTQLTMRTFHQGGVGGDITGGLPRVQELFEARNPKNRAPIASVDGTVSLSDEGNFWTLTIHPDDGSDDVVYEKLSKRQGLAQVRRPMESNPEAMIERSLRDGDHVETGERLMRGAADPHDVLEVLGRRGVEKHLIDEVQAVYRTQGVAIHDKHIEIIIRQMLRRGTVIDAGSTEFLPGTLVDLSEAKQINAAQVAEGGEPAQLRSEIMGITKASLATESWLSAASFQETTRVLTDAAINKRSDKLIGLKENVIIGKLIPAGTGISRYRNISVKPTEAARNAAYSIPTYGDSIYGDDGFAEFTGASVPLDEDFPF from the coding sequence GTGTTCGACGTAAACCTCTTCGACGAGCTCCGCATCGGTCTGGCCACCGCCGACGACATTCGTCGTTGGTCCAAGGGCGAAGTCAAAAAGCCAGAGACCATCAACTACCGCACGCTCAAGCCGGAGAAGGACGGCCTGTTCTGCGAGCGCATCTTCGGTCCTACCCGCGACTGGGAGTGCTCCTGCGGTAAGTACAAGCGTGTGCGTTACAAGGGCATCATCTGTGAGCGCTGTGGCGTCGAGGTGACCAAGTCCAAGGTGCGCCGTGAGCGCATGGGCCACATTGAACTGGCCGCTCCGGTAACCCACATCTGGTACTTCAAGGGCGTTCCGTCCCGCCTGGGCTACCTGCTGGATCTCGCTCCGAAGGATCTGGAGCGCATCATCTACTTCGCAGCCAACATCATCACCTCTGTGGATGAAGAGGCTCGCCACCAGGACCAGTCCACTCTGGAAGCAGAAATGCTGCTGGAGAAGAAGGACGTAGAAGACGACACCGAGGCAGAAATTGCTGAGCGTGCCGCCAAGCTGGAAGAAGATCTGGCTGAGCTGGAGGCTGAAGGCGCCAAGGCTGATGCTCGTAAGAAGATCAAGAACGCTGCTGAAAAGGAAATGCAGCACATCCGTGAGCGCGGCGAGCGCGAGGTCGCACGCCTGGATGAGATCTGGAATACCTTCATCAAGCTGGCTCCGAAGCAGATGATCATCGACGAGACCATCTACGACGAGCTGGTCGACCGCTACGAGGATTACTTCACCGGCGGCATGGGTGCTGAGGCTATCCAGACCCTGATCCGTAACTTCGATCTCGAGGCAGAGGCTGAGTCCCTGCGCGAGGTCATCAACAACGGCAAGGGCCAGAAGAAGATGCGTGCGCTGAAGCGCCTGAAGGTTGTTGCAGCCTTCCTGCGCTCCGGCAACGACCCGGCAGGCATGGTTCTGGACGCAATCCCGGTGATCCCGCCGGAGCTGCGCCCGATGGTTCAGCTTGACGGTGGCCGCTTCGCTACCTCCGACCTGAACGATCTTTACCGTCGTGTGATTAACCGCAACAACCGTCTGAAGCGCATGATCGACCTGGGTGCACCAGAGATCATCGTGAACAACGAGAAGCGCATGCTGCAGGAGTCTGTGGACGCGCTCTTCGACAACGGTCGTCGCGGCCGCCCGGTCACCGGTCCGGGCAACCGTCCGCTGAAGTCCCTGTCTGACCTGCTGAAGGGTAAGCAGGGCCGCTTCCGCCAGAACCTGCTGGGTAAGCGTGTGGACTACTCCGGCCGTTCGGTTATTATTGTCGGTCCGCAGCTGAAGCTGCATGAGTGTGGTCTGCCGAAGCTGATGGCTCTCGAGCTGTTTAAGCCGTTCGTCATGAAGCGCCTGGTCGAAAACGACTACGCACAGAACATCAAGTCCGCGAAGCGCATGGTGGAGCGTCAGCGCTCCGAGGTGTGGGACGTTCTGGAAGAGGCCATTGCTGAGCACCCAGTGATGCTCAACCGTGCACCTACCCTGCACCGTCTGGGTATCCAGGCCTTCGAGCCGAAGCTGGTCGAGGGTAAGGCTATTCAGCTGCACCCGCTGGCTTGTGAGGCGTTCAACGCTGACTTCGACGGCGACCAGATGGCAGTTCACCTGCCGCTGTCCGCTGAGGCTCAGGCTGAGGCCCGCGTGCTGATGCTGGCTTCCAACAACATTCTGTCCCCGGCTTCCGGTAAGCCGCTGGCCATGCCGCGTCTGGATATGGTCACCGGTCTGTACTACCTGACCATGGACAAGTCCGAGGACGAGATCGGTGGCGAGGGTCGCTACCGCGAGGCCGACGAGAACGGTCCGGCACAGGGTGTGTACTCCTCCTACGCCGAGGCCATCATGGCTCGCGACCGCGGTGTGCTCGGCCTGCAGGCTCCGATCAAGGTCCGCATCTCCCACCTGCGCCCGCCGGCAGAGATCGAAAACGAGCTCTTCCCGGATGGCTGGAACAAGGGCGATGCCTGGCTGGCAGAGACCACCCTGGGTCGCATCATGTTCAACGATCTGCTGCCGTGGAACTACCCGTACCTCGAGGGCGTCATGGTCCGTAAGGGCGGCGTGGCTAACTCGGTACTGCTGGGCGATGTCATTAACGACCTTGCAGCCAAGTACCCGATGATCACTGTGGCTCAGGTCCTGGACAAGATGAAGGACGCTGGCTTCTACTGGGCAACCCGTTCCGGCGTGACGATTACCATGTCCGACGTGCTGGTTCTGCCGAACAAGACCGAGGTGCTCGAGTCCTACGAGAAGGAAGCAGAGCGCATCGAGCGCAAGTACTGGGAGCAGGGTGCTCTGACCGAGCGCGAGCGCTACGACCGTCTGGTTGAGCTGTGGAAGGATGCAACCGACACCGTGGGTAACGCGGTCGAGGATATGTACCCGGACGACAACCCAATTCCGATGATCGTGAAGTCCGGTGCTGCCGGTAACATGCGTCAGATCTGGACCCTGGCCGGTATGAAGGGCATGGTGGTGAACTCGCACGGCGATTACATCACCCGTCCGATTAAGACCTCCTTCCGTGAAGGCCTGTCCGTGCTGGAGTACTTCAACAACTCCCACGGTTCCCGTAAGGGCCTGGCCGATACCGCACTGCGTACCGCCGACTCGGGTTACCTCACCCGTCGTCTGGTGGACGTGGCCCAGGACGTCATCGTCCGCGAAGAGGACTGTGGCACCCGCCAGGGCGTGCGCGTCCCGATCGGCGAGGCTCCGGCTGTCGAAGGCGGCAAGGCTACCCTGCACGAGCTGTGGGAGACCTCCGCTTCCGGCCGCGTCATCGCTTCCGACGTCAAGGACGACGAGGGCAACGTCATCGCCGCTGCTGGCGAGGACCTCACCGAGGAACTCACCGACAAGCTGCTGGACGCTGGCGTTACCGACCTGAAGGTCCGTTCCGTACTGACTTGCCAGACCCCGGCTGGTGTCTGCGCTAAGTGCTACGGCAAGTCCATGGCTTCTGGTCAGCTGGTCGACATCGGCGAGGCAGTCGGCATCGTCGCTGCACAGTCGATTGGTGAGCCGGGTACCCAGCTGACCATGCGTACCTTCCACCAGGGTGGTGTCGGTGGCGACATTACTGGTGGTCTGCCGCGTGTTCAGGAGCTGTTTGAGGCTCGTAACCCGAAGAACCGCGCACCGATCGCTTCTGTCGACGGCACCGTGTCCCTGTCCGACGAGGGCAACTTCTGGACCCTGACCATCCACCCGGATGACGGCTCCGACGATGTTGTCTACGAGAAGCTGTCGAAGCGTCAGGGCCTGGCTCAGGTCCGCCGCCCGATGGAGTCCAACCCAGAGGCCATGATCGAGCGCTCCCTGCGCGATGGTGACCACGTGGAGACCGGCGAGCGCCTCATGCGCGGTGCTGCCGACCCGCACGATGTGCTGGAGGTGCTGGGCCGCCGTGGCGTCGAAAAGCACCTGATCGACGAAGTGCAGGCCGTGTACCGCACCCAGGGTGTGGCCATCCACGACAAGCACATCGAGATCATCATCCGCCAGATGCTGCGTCGCGGTACCGTCATCGATGCAGGTTCCACTGAGTTCCTGCCGGGTACCCTGGTTGACCTTTCTGAGGCCAAGCAGATCAACGCCGCACAGGTTGCCGAAGGTGGCGAGCCGGCTCAGCTGCGCTCGGAGATCATGGGTATTACCAAGGCCTCCCTGGCTACCGAGTCCTGGCTGTCCGCAGCCTCCTTCCAGGAGACCACGCGTGTGCTTACCGACGCGGCTATCAACAAGCGCTCCGATAAGCTCATCGGTCTGAAGGAGAACGTGATTATCGGTAAGTTGATCCCGGCTGGTACCGGTATCTCTCGTTACCGCAACATCTCCGTCAAGCCGACCGAGGCCGCACGCAACGCTGCGTACTCCATCCCGACTTACGGCGATTCCATCTACGGCGATGACGGCTTTGCCGAGTTCACCGGCGCCTCCGTCCCGCTGGATGAGGACTTCCCGTTCTAA
- a CDS encoding ECF transporter S component has translation MGTSVSSSPATASVKPQRTLSWRVIDIVVASVLGVACGLLFLVWNSVGYAWFLAMDSLTPGFGGIATGGWLIAGVIGGLVIRKPGAAIYVETLAASVSAALGSQWGIGTLYSGLAQGLGAEIIFAIFLYKRFNLGVAALAGLGAGVGAFILELFTSGNLARSLEFNIYYLIATSISGIVIAGIVGYFLVQALARTGVLDRFAVGREAR, from the coding sequence TTGGGTACCTCTGTATCTTCATCCCCTGCCACCGCTTCTGTTAAACCGCAGCGCACGCTGTCGTGGCGCGTCATCGACATCGTGGTGGCCTCCGTGTTGGGCGTGGCCTGCGGCCTGCTGTTCCTGGTTTGGAATTCTGTTGGCTACGCATGGTTCCTCGCCATGGATTCGCTCACCCCTGGCTTTGGTGGCATTGCTACTGGTGGCTGGCTCATTGCCGGTGTCATTGGTGGCCTTGTCATCCGCAAGCCGGGTGCGGCCATCTACGTCGAAACGCTTGCAGCATCTGTCTCGGCAGCACTCGGCTCGCAGTGGGGCATCGGCACGCTTTACTCCGGTCTGGCCCAGGGGCTAGGCGCGGAAATCATTTTCGCGATTTTCCTCTACAAGCGTTTCAACCTTGGTGTTGCTGCACTCGCCGGGTTGGGTGCGGGCGTAGGTGCCTTCATCCTCGAGCTGTTTACCTCCGGCAACCTGGCACGCTCCCTGGAGTTCAACATCTACTACCTCATCGCGACCTCGATTTCGGGTATCGTCATCGCCGGCATCGTAGGCTACTTCCTGGTCCAAGCTTTGGCACGCACCGGCGTGCTGGATCGCTTCGCGGTAGGCCGGGAGGCACGTTAA
- a CDS encoding ABC transporter ATP-binding protein, translating into MAATGIRARGYGWKHASRSTAALQDIDFDIQPGERVLLCGDSGSGKSTLVSAIAGVLGGDDEGQQSGSIMLYDAYGDTQQPGRDVPVGLVLQDPDSQVVYGRVGDDVAFGCENLGIERDEIWRRVHHAVDLVGLEVGLDHPTDRLSGGQKQRLALAGVIAMGAGVLLLDEPTANLDPAGAASVIDAVDRIVADTGATLIVVEHNAQPWEHVLDRALCLEQGTIVSEGPVADVLATRPVPQLPSARKDIGNGHQTPALASQDLLTRWGPPRNYVLPRGASTVITGPNGVGKSTWLMTMGGLLKPRKGKVQVAADIRGSVKGAPHQWSSKDLATRIGFVFQNPEHSFIARNVREEMEIGARVMGVDEEHAGIDRLLASMRLEHVADANPFTLSGGEKRRLSVAAALVATPEVLLLDEPTYGQDPETFAELVRLLRELADSGTTIASVTHDPQFIAALGDYRVEVSNG; encoded by the coding sequence GTGGCGGCCACGGGCATTCGCGCCCGGGGTTATGGTTGGAAGCACGCAAGCCGCAGCACTGCTGCGCTGCAGGACATTGATTTCGATATTCAGCCCGGTGAACGGGTGCTGCTGTGCGGCGATTCTGGTTCTGGCAAATCGACGCTGGTCTCCGCTATTGCAGGAGTTCTCGGCGGCGACGATGAAGGCCAGCAGTCCGGAAGCATCATGCTTTATGATGCCTACGGCGACACCCAGCAACCCGGCCGCGACGTCCCCGTCGGCTTGGTCCTCCAAGACCCCGACTCGCAGGTTGTCTACGGTCGTGTCGGCGACGACGTTGCTTTTGGTTGCGAGAACCTCGGCATCGAACGCGACGAGATCTGGCGCCGCGTCCACCACGCTGTGGACCTTGTTGGCCTCGAGGTAGGACTGGACCACCCCACGGACCGGCTGTCTGGTGGCCAGAAACAGCGCCTGGCACTTGCCGGTGTTATCGCCATGGGCGCAGGCGTGCTGCTTCTCGATGAACCCACCGCCAACCTCGACCCCGCGGGAGCTGCGTCTGTCATCGACGCTGTCGACCGCATCGTCGCTGACACCGGCGCGACACTCATCGTCGTCGAGCATAACGCGCAGCCCTGGGAGCACGTCCTCGACCGCGCCCTTTGTCTGGAACAGGGCACCATCGTCAGCGAAGGCCCCGTCGCCGATGTCCTCGCGACCCGTCCCGTGCCGCAGTTACCGTCGGCGCGAAAAGACATTGGAAACGGACACCAGACTCCGGCTCTTGCGTCTCAGGACCTATTGACCCGTTGGGGACCACCACGAAACTATGTGTTGCCGCGCGGTGCCTCGACGGTGATTACTGGGCCGAATGGCGTGGGCAAGTCCACATGGTTGATGACCATGGGTGGTTTGCTTAAACCACGCAAGGGAAAGGTGCAGGTAGCAGCTGATATTCGCGGGTCGGTCAAGGGTGCGCCCCATCAATGGTCGTCGAAGGATTTGGCCACCCGCATTGGCTTTGTCTTTCAAAATCCGGAGCACAGTTTCATTGCGCGCAACGTGCGCGAGGAAATGGAGATTGGTGCCCGGGTGATGGGCGTGGATGAGGAGCACGCGGGCATCGATAGGCTTTTGGCTTCGATGCGCTTAGAACACGTCGCTGACGCTAATCCTTTTACCTTGTCGGGTGGGGAGAAGCGCCGATTGTCTGTCGCCGCGGCACTTGTCGCCACCCCGGAGGTGTTGCTTCTCGATGAACCCACCTACGGCCAGGACCCGGAAACCTTTGCCGAGTTGGTGCGTCTGTTGCGCGAGCTTGCCGATTCTGGCACCACCATCGCCTCGGTGACCCACGACCCGCAATTTATCGCAGCACTGGGGGACTACCGCGTGGAGGTGTCCAATGGCTAA
- a CDS encoding energy-coupling factor transporter transmembrane component T family protein, producing the protein MANTRVNLLAGVNPVTRIFAMAVFATPLLLSVDWVSAAVALVIVAVFAPLVGAADLLRRGWFLFVLAALSGVSMLLYGDPGGEIYFSWWAITISENSVELAIAITLRVLAVALPMIVLARDMEATEIGDALCQILRLPPRFVLGAVAAVRMFAMLQNDWETLSLARRARGLADEGRIKRLATMAFALLVLALRRGGKLATAMEARGFARVGTRQRTWARSSTLVRKDYLVMVVVVGLAAVPVVVSVVTDSWRFFGL; encoded by the coding sequence ATGGCTAACACGCGAGTAAACCTCTTAGCCGGCGTAAACCCGGTAACGCGCATTTTCGCGATGGCCGTCTTTGCCACACCGCTGCTGCTATCGGTCGACTGGGTGTCAGCAGCGGTCGCTTTGGTCATTGTGGCGGTGTTCGCGCCGCTGGTGGGTGCCGCGGACTTGTTGCGCCGGGGTTGGTTCCTCTTCGTCCTGGCGGCGCTATCGGGTGTGTCGATGTTGCTCTACGGAGACCCGGGTGGAGAAATCTACTTCTCCTGGTGGGCAATCACGATTAGTGAGAACTCCGTCGAGCTAGCCATTGCGATTACCCTGCGTGTGCTCGCCGTTGCGCTGCCGATGATTGTGCTGGCACGCGATATGGAGGCAACGGAGATCGGCGATGCGCTGTGCCAGATTCTGCGCTTACCGCCGCGATTCGTACTGGGTGCCGTTGCAGCGGTGCGCATGTTTGCGATGCTCCAAAACGACTGGGAAACGCTTTCGCTAGCCCGTAGGGCACGCGGCCTGGCGGATGAGGGACGCATCAAACGCTTAGCGACGATGGCCTTTGCCCTCCTGGTTCTCGCCCTACGGCGCGGCGGAAAACTAGCCACCGCAATGGAAGCTCGTGGCTTTGCGCGCGTTGGGACGCGCCAGCGAACGTGGGCTCGATCATCGACACTTGTGCGCAAGGACTACCTAGTTATGGTGGTAGTGGTGGGACTCGCAGCCGTGCCGGTGGTAGTTTCGGTGGTTACTGATTCCTGGAGATTCTTTGGATTATGA
- a CDS encoding nucleoside/nucleotide kinase family protein, producing the protein MTVDSDLDRLLNDIERAVASRKRPMQPVTVLIDGPSGAGKTLAASVLAERTGWRVVHLDEFYPGWYGLQEGSRMVHEQVLRGMNPGYWRWNWEAGAPGDWASLDVRDSLVVEGVGTVTDDNIEAAKERGAVITVKIDGPRDERRARAIKRDPDYDEWFETWEEQEKEYFDTLAVDAEFVWKWDEDPAT; encoded by the coding sequence ATGACTGTAGATAGTGATTTAGACCGCCTACTTAATGACATTGAAAGGGCCGTCGCTTCGCGAAAACGGCCCATGCAACCGGTAACCGTATTAATTGACGGACCGTCTGGTGCGGGCAAGACGCTCGCAGCCAGTGTTTTAGCTGAAAGAACGGGGTGGCGCGTAGTTCACCTCGATGAGTTTTATCCTGGCTGGTATGGCTTGCAAGAAGGCTCCCGCATGGTGCACGAGCAAGTGCTGCGCGGGATGAACCCCGGTTACTGGCGGTGGAACTGGGAAGCTGGTGCCCCTGGCGACTGGGCCAGCCTCGATGTGCGTGACAGCCTCGTCGTCGAGGGCGTGGGCACCGTCACCGACGACAACATCGAAGCCGCCAAGGAACGCGGCGCAGTGATCACCGTAAAAATCGACGGCCCGCGCGATGAACGCCGCGCCCGCGCCATCAAGCGCGACCCCGACTACGACGAGTGGTTTGAGACCTGGGAAGAGCAGGAGAAAGAATACTTCGACACCCTCGCCGTCGATGCAGAATTTGTGTGGAAATGGGACGAAGACCCAGCCACGTAA